One genomic region from Nocardia vinacea encodes:
- a CDS encoding DUF6262 family protein, whose amino-acid sequence MPPADNTRFLLEATQQRSADARRRAEAAITAAARGAGRITVAGIAKTAGVSRSWIYTQSDLVDAISALQQRKPATGQVRSTSATVESLQTRLAAANERSKQLRAQVTQLTAQLETAYGEIRALRNAQPH is encoded by the coding sequence ATGCCGCCGGCTGACAACACACGGTTCCTGCTCGAAGCCACCCAACAGCGCAGCGCGGACGCACGCAGGCGAGCCGAAGCCGCGATCACCGCAGCGGCCCGCGGCGCGGGCCGCATCACCGTCGCTGGGATCGCCAAGACCGCAGGCGTTTCACGATCCTGGATCTACACACAATCCGACCTCGTCGACGCGATATCCGCTCTGCAACAACGGAAACCGGCTACCGGCCAGGTGAGGTCGACCTCAGCGACAGTGGAATCGTTGCAGACCCGGTTAGCAGCAGCCAACGAACGCAGCAAACAGCTACGCGCGCAAGTCACCCAGCTGACCGCCCAACTCGAAACCGCATACGGCGAAATCCGGGCCCTGCGCAACGCCCAGCCGCATTGA